One genomic region from Frateuria soli encodes:
- a CDS encoding glycoside hydrolase family 125 protein, producing MTTRRDFLRLLGTTAAAGAFGNFARAGTGTGYASKRPPPGKRRFTSAAVERELARVQARIGDPKLAWMFGNCYPNTLDTTVELGTLEGKPDTFVITGDIEAMWLRDSSAQVAPYLPLAKQDRALQRLFHGLIRRQARCIRIDPYANAFLPDPHAQPLSWARQDQTDMKPGVGERKWEIDSLCWPIRLAHGYWQATGDVAPFDDDWRAAMLLVVNTFREQQRKHDRGPYHFQRTTDRPTETLALEGYGHPSRPNGMIHSMFRPSDDACVYPLFVPANLFAVVSLRQLAAMSRALHHDAGFADDCTALADEVALATRRDGRLQEADGDYWAYEIDGYGNRLFMDDANAPGLLSLPYLGCCAADDPLYRRTRERAWSGHNPYFFRGTAAEGIGGPHEGLRMIWPMAITMRALTSRDPAEIRQCLRWLRDTDAGTGFMHEAFDQDDPAHFTRAWFAWANSLFGELIVKLADTQPALLRAP from the coding sequence ATGACCACCCGCCGCGACTTCCTCAGACTGCTCGGCACCACCGCGGCCGCCGGCGCCTTCGGCAACTTCGCCCGGGCTGGCACCGGTACCGGCTACGCCAGCAAGCGCCCGCCGCCGGGCAAGCGCCGCTTCACCAGCGCGGCGGTGGAACGCGAGCTGGCGCGCGTGCAGGCCCGCATCGGCGATCCCAAGCTGGCCTGGATGTTCGGCAACTGCTATCCGAACACGCTCGACACCACGGTCGAGCTGGGCACGCTCGAGGGCAAGCCGGACACCTTCGTGATCACCGGCGACATCGAGGCGATGTGGCTGCGCGACTCCTCCGCGCAGGTGGCGCCCTACCTGCCGCTGGCGAAGCAGGACCGTGCGCTGCAGCGGCTGTTCCACGGCCTGATCCGCCGCCAGGCGCGCTGCATCCGCATCGATCCGTACGCCAACGCCTTCCTGCCCGATCCGCACGCCCAGCCGCTGTCATGGGCACGCCAGGACCAGACCGACATGAAGCCGGGCGTCGGCGAACGCAAATGGGAAATCGATTCGCTCTGCTGGCCGATCCGCCTGGCGCACGGCTACTGGCAGGCGACCGGCGACGTCGCGCCGTTCGACGATGACTGGCGCGCGGCCATGCTCCTGGTCGTGAACACCTTCCGCGAGCAGCAGCGCAAGCACGACCGCGGCCCGTACCACTTCCAGCGCACCACCGACCGGCCCACCGAAACGCTGGCGCTGGAGGGCTACGGCCACCCGTCGCGGCCCAACGGCATGATCCATTCGATGTTCCGGCCGTCGGACGATGCGTGCGTGTACCCGCTGTTCGTGCCGGCCAACCTGTTCGCCGTGGTCTCGCTGCGACAGCTCGCGGCGATGAGCCGCGCCCTCCACCACGACGCCGGCTTTGCCGACGACTGCACCGCGCTGGCCGACGAGGTGGCGCTGGCCACCCGTCGCGACGGCCGGCTGCAGGAAGCCGACGGCGACTACTGGGCCTACGAGATCGACGGCTACGGCAACCGCCTGTTCATGGACGACGCCAACGCGCCGGGCCTGCTCAGCCTGCCCTACCTGGGTTGCTGCGCGGCGGACGACCCGCTCTACCGGCGCACCCGCGAGCGCGCCTGGAGCGGGCACAATCCGTATTTCTTCCGCGGTACCGCGGCCGAAGGCATCGGCGGCCCGCACGAGGGCCTGCGCATGATCTGGCCGATGGCGATCACCATGCGCGCGCTGACCAGCCGCGATCCGGCCGAGATCCGCCAGTGCCTTCGCTGGCTGCGCGACACCGACGCGGGCACCGGCTTCATGCACGAGGCGTTCGACCAGGACGACCCGGCGCACTTCACCCGCGCGTGGTTCGCCTGGGCCAACAGCCTGTTCGGCGAACTGATCGTCAAGCTCGCCGATACGCAGCCGGCGCTGCTGCGTGCCCCATGA